ATGTCAAATGGGTTTGTAGTCATTGATACTGTAAGTGCTTCAAAACCTACATCAGCTTGAACTTTTGCTTTTGGTTCACAGCTTAAACTTAATTGCTGCTTTGCAGAAGTCACAGTTATAGCTAGGTCATAATCCtctaataatttttcataaTCGATGTTTTGTACTGAAGTAGGAGTTGTCTCAGAATGTTTATTTTCGGATTCATATCTACCGAAAATACTTCTGAcatcttcaacaaaatttttgaCAAGCGGAGCGCAAGTGGCATAGAGAACATTATGTGTGGGATCGATATTAACCAAACATCTAATCGAATGATGCTTGGTATTCTGTTTTTCATGTTTATATAATACGTCAACAGATATTACCGGActtttaatttcaattgcAGGTGTTGGGTTTAATGATCCATCTGATATATTAAAGACACTGTAAGTACCACCATCATATTTAAAATGGCAATTAACGgactttatatttttcaaaatattgttaGAAGAATTAACAGGCTTGTCTTCTTTGATATGTACTACTTCTCGCTTTGGTGTTTCCACTAttaattcttttttcaacttttgaAACATTTTAATCGAATGAAGAGTTGATTCTATCGTTAACATAAAATCTGACAAGTATTTAACGTCTAAGGTCTCACCAGTGAAACGTACGTAAACGTCTTTCATTCCTTCAATAACCTTCCaccaaaacaaaatctGCATGTTTGGTAAGTAGAACCTATTGAATAGTTCTTTCACATTGGTTTCAGGATAAAAAGTAGAAGAGGTATTACCTTGCGCGGCAGCAAAATAAGAATCAATAACTGTAAGTTTTCCCATACAATTCTCATATGCTGAAAATAGTCTACTATATCCTGTAATAAGTCCCTTTGGAGGTCCTAATTCATATTCAAATAGCCAACCCACACAAAGATTGTACGATAGAAAGTGGATAGAATTAATTGACGAGAAAAAAGATGTCTCATTACTTTTAATTGAATTTGTATCTTGTTGTTTATCATCGCTCTTTGCAAACGATTGCCACAAAGATTTAGAGTGATACTTGAGGTAATGCTCTGATAATTTATGTCCTTGATTAAACCCCCAGAGTAAACGTAGTAAAGAATCGGGTGAAAGACATATTCTTGCATGTGAGCTTTCGACTTGTATAGACCGGCTATTGTCATCAACTCTCTGTAATGTTGAAACATTCACCGCAATGTCGATTACTTTTGAAAGACCATCGGGTAAAGAACTTTCTTTAATGAGGAAAAGAATATTCTCAACAGACATGTGTCCCGTGATGTCTAAATTTCCTGACGGTGCACCGTTAGCGTTGGAGATGGAACTCACGTATGAATGAAATTCCATGACGTAATAAGTAGAAGTCATTGGGATAAGAATACCAAAGTAATCGATGCTGGAATCTAGTGACCACAAGTATTCTGTTTTCTCCTGGTATGACTGGGGTGTGCTTTCCTTGTCATCAGATATGGAAAATAATGGTTTCAATGTTTGTAACAAATGAACACTTTCTGATGCCACACGTTCATCTTTCAGAAAACTATAGacaatattttttggttcAGAAAAGGTTAGTTTTACTAAATTAGTTGAAAGGTTAATGTCCACTAACTTTGGTTTAGATGATGAAACATTGACACgaatttgaagttttttCATGGACAATCTCATATATTGCTCCTTAGTTTGATCAgaagttaaaaaaaaatcagtatctttcaattttattagCCACGAGTCAGAATCAAATTTGTTGTagaagaaatcaatttgTTTTGCTGAATTTTTTAATGCGAATGGAGAAACAGGCATAATGTCCATGCTAACATTTGAAAACAAGCAGGAAGCAATAACGTTACTTTTATTGGGATCATAAACAGTAGGGTGCTGAGTTAGTCTTCTTTCAAGCTCTAGTTGTTCGCTAATTTGGTCtatctttaattttatatCCTTTATAGCTTCTACTAATCTTTCGGTTTTAGCCATGGTTCTAAAATGTATACTAGATGATTTTGAATGGATTAAGTAGGTTGGCCGCTGTGCCCATGTATCAGTTGTAAATGTCGCATAGAAATTAGAGACACGACCCTCAGCGAGAACAGAGTTTATATGCTTTAGTACTAATTCGGTATGTTTCGAAAACAATACCACAGACCCAGCCTGTGCAGTTGAATCCTGTAAGTTCTCCCACAAAACACTGATCCTACCATCATTTACATTCATATTTAACTTTGTTGCGTCCATCACTAATTGTATGTCACAACTATTCACCATAAATGCAGCATTCATTTTGAATGGTTTAGGTATAGTATCCTGAGGAGGTTTAACAGGTTGTTTCTCACTCCCTTCAGTTAAAATAGGAATAAGTTTCTGTAGTTTCAATAATTTAGTTGATAGTTTACCCTTTATAACATCAACTGTACCACTTATATCTATTAGTTCCTCTCTTTGCAAACTGTTTTCTTTAGGTTCGGTGCTCGATGGAGTCAGCTCTAAGAGTAGCTTTGCGTTGCTAACAACAATACTATGGTCGACATCGTAATTTGTACTATACACTGTCATGAAAAAGTTACCAATATTGAGTTTGAACAGTTTCTGTAACGattgctttttcttttctgcaTGatcattcaaaaataattttcCATATATATAGGACCTAGCAACATCTGAGAACTCCCAACTTCTCCAATTGGAAAAAATTGACATGAATATACTTCTTGCATCCTGTGATGGGTCAAATTTTCTATCTCTTAAAGGTTGGCCAACATTCAGGTACCAATCCTTGGGCAAATATGTTAAAATATGCCGCAAACGAGTTATAATTTTCCAGCTTTTATTTTCCCTCACGTGTCCTCTTGAAAGTCTCATAATGAAAGCTGGCTTTGTAATGACATAAGGATCATGACTAATTTGATAATACTCACTAGCGGCTGTTAATCTTGAAATAAGTTCTTTTTGTGACTCTATTCTATTATTCTGTATTCTGTTGTAAGACTGCAACATAtccagaaaaaaatactttTGTCTAACAATGTATTTGAAAAACCATTCAACTTGAGCGTCATCAACCGTGATATCTGCACTAGATACGCTAATGGAGTTGACCTGCTTTTCAATAGCAGTGGACCAGAATTCAAATCCTTCCACGCCAACTGTTATTGCTGGCGGTCTTTCCTGAGTCGGAATTAATCCTGGTTGCTGCACAACTGTCAATCTGACAGCCTTAATTTTCGCCAAGACCGTCATCTCtagtaaatttttttcGGAGTTTTGTTCCAATGTTTTTTCTGTCAAAGCAAAGTCCATCTTGTCGAAAAACATTGAAACGTTGTCACTCTCCTTCTCCCCCCAGAACAAATTGAAATGCTTAATCTGAACCTTAACATTAGTCATCGTTGTCACACCATCGTGTATACTACTTAGTCTTTTGACAATACCAATCTCAATGCCATCAATAATTTGTACTGCATCTTGGTCATAAATGTGTTTTAGTAATTTCTCGATTGTAGTGTATAATGCTGGGTTTATATCAATTACTATTGATTCAACTTTTACAACGTAGTTATCAGATTCAACAGCATAATCGGATAAAGTAATTGGATTTGAATGAGTTCTTTCAGCCCCGATACCAGTTATTGCCCTGGTAGCCTCGATAGCAGAAAGTTCTAAATTTTCAACACtactttcttttatatcatAGTTTCCTTCGAACAAGCCCATATAGTCTTCCAGCAAATCTTCCAAAACATACTCTATAGTGTCAGCTGTTAATGGAATAGGAAGCGGTGgcaaagaagatgatggGGCAATAGCGCCAAATAACTCATTATAAATACGAGATTTTTGATATGATTCTGGTAATAAAAATGCACATCTATGATATGGAGCATCATTCAATACAATATAGTCTCTTTGAATTTTGCGGTGTTTATTGAAATCTTGATTCTGAACAAAGTTTGTAAAGTTCATATCAACTTTAAAATTCAATAGACTCAAATCATTGTcttcatttgaaaaaatgttAAATTCGAGGGAAGGAATTTTTATGTCCATTCTTTTGGAATatctttcattttcaaaatcaatcAATGTAAAACAAAATCTTTCCAGTTTCAAGTCAGCATGTGCCGTAGTATCAACATCATTCAACCTAATATCTATTGTATTAATGAATATTGTAAGTGACGTcatatcatcaataattTCCGTTTCATATAGAAGTATATTTTCAAGATCTTTGTAGCCAAAACCGATTTTATAAAAGGCACCAAACAAACCTTGCAAGAAAAACATGTTGGAATCAATGTTCAAGTGGCCGAAGTCCATATCCCATTGACAGAAATATGTAGGCTCTGTCGGTGGGAGTCCATACATTCTGTGACCATGAATATAAATATCAGAAAGTGTTCCATGTACTTCGTGATCTTTACCATTATTCAAATGAACATATTCATATATTTCATCGGCACGCTTGCCAACGTATCTTTTCAGGTTTATATCACAGGCGGTTGCTAAAATATCCATATAATAGTTGCAGCTTCTAAGATCAACAATGAGCTCGGCAAAATGTAGAGCAATACATGGATCTGCATTATAAATCGTTTCCGGTAGAATTAAAGCACCGTCCCAAACGGAGAATGTAAACCAAATATCTGTTTCGTTTGATGTACGCTTAAGATCCGATTTTTTTAAACTATGTTTTTTCTTGGCTTTGGGGTTCTTATCAGAGCTATTAGATGATATTCGTGATACAGACTCATAGCTGGAGAAATCGTCATCTCTTCTGTCTTCtgaaataatattttccaaATCAGTAGGTCTTGTATTGCCTGTATACTCTTCAGA
This window of the Nakaseomyces glabratus chromosome L, complete sequence genome carries:
- the CSF1 gene encoding Csf1p (CAGL0L12210g~Ortholog(s) have role in fermentation, protein maturation and mitochondrion localization), yielding MSYFQSSAGFRGESLGFKRNFSWVFLVDWILTVILTLATLFYLSRAFAYGVTFILEWLLWKQAKVKVSIGALRISLLAGRVFFKNLTIIDKDRTITILEGSITWRYWLIRTRKSEYRVAQMAHASAGSSGNSEDDTKFDIANYMEKQLKLPCRFLFECEGFEMFIYNRTYAYDNIVNVLSKVEREKFEKFMAENDFLDPSSDGSSDDKIEETSSATNSTDEETIANDRTFQNDTRKTLPRYLEALPIEALLNKGSILIGNKFTPCVLILSFESAVALQDVGEAPSKLDLYRMKYEVRLKNLEIMMKQNIDYDNEKSRNFEFDKGKLSRLWHRFTRIFKLVPFPFKSNRRKEQPHDNFMQKWKGLSMYRNDMFGEFDEFDDIEFDISSHEYAKFTSLLKSPRVTIHHDYDMPGWVPHGAHPPSSYADGPDVGNNMAPPQYIFEINIFGGTVCYGPWAQRQTNHLQSLLSPSVSRTAKPIKKLKPGSKRIYTVLKLTINAMEDVTWRIPTRESSKDVEFLMHYKETNDDYRPFGWIDIKVSRDSCGIFDLAMCPTSKGFKNTIDVQLVDTEIRSSVNHDIFLKSKSFSFNCDIGYPLGWNAEANWTIIMDSNQLELFLLREHVTLIADTLTDFSSGEPVPYELFRPFVYHIKWNMKGYSFYLNVNDHNIVNNPLDFNENCYLSIHGDDLTMNVMVPKKTITSRFTNMTYDIYTPMFRLLLNTPPWNTLNEFMRNKEVGRSHDFRLKGSYLIYSELDIDNVDTLTVECSSRGTALHIYGFVIRYLINVKMNYFGEFFHFVTSEEYTGNTRPTDLENIISEDRRDDDFSSYESVSRISSNSSDKNPKAKKKHSLKKSDLKRTSNETDIWFTFSVWDGALILPETIYNADPCIALHFAELIVDLRSCNYYMDILATACDINLKRYVGKRADEIYEYVHLNNGKDHEVHGTLSDIYIHGHRMYGLPPTEPTYFCQWDMDFGHLNIDSNMFFLQGLFGAFYKIGFGYKDLENILLYETEIIDDMTSLTIFINTIDIRLNDVDTTAHADLKLERFCFTLIDFENERYSKRMDIKIPSLEFNIFSNEDNDLSLLNFKVDMNFTNFVQNQDFNKHRKIQRDYIVLNDAPYHRCAFLLPESYQKSRIYNELFGAIAPSSSLPPLPIPLTADTIEYVLEDLLEDYMGLFEGNYDIKESSVENLELSAIEATRAITGIGAERTHSNPITLSDYAVESDNYVVKVESIVIDINPALYTTIEKLLKHIYDQDAVQIIDGIEIGIVKRLSSIHDGVTTMTNVKVQIKHFNLFWGEKESDNVSMFFDKMDFALTEKTLEQNSEKNLLEMTVLAKIKAVRLTVVQQPGLIPTQERPPAITVGVEGFEFWSTAIEKQVNSISVSSADITVDDAQVEWFFKYIVRQKYFFLDMLQSYNRIQNNRIESQKELISRLTAASEYYQISHDPYVITKPAFIMRLSRGHVRENKSWKIITRLRHILTYLPKDWYLNVGQPLRDRKFDPSQDARSIFMSIFSNWRSWEFSDVARSYIYGKLFLNDHAEKKKQSLQKLFKLNIGNFFMTVYSTNYDVDHSIVVSNAKLLLELTPSSTEPKENSLQREELIDISGTVDVIKGKLSTKLLKLQKLIPILTEGSEKQPVKPPQDTIPKPFKMNAAFMVNSCDIQLVMDATKLNMNVNDGRISVLWENLQDSTAQAGSVVLFSKHTELVLKHINSVLAEGRVSNFYATFTTDTWAQRPTYLIHSKSSSIHFRTMAKTERLVEAIKDIKLKIDQISEQLELERRLTQHPTVYDPNKSNVIASCLFSNVSMDIMPVSPFALKNSAKQIDFFYNKFDSDSWLIKLKDTDFFLTSDQTKEQYMRLSMKKLQIRVNVSSSKPKLVDINLSTNLVKLTFSEPKNIVYSFLKDERVASESVHLLQTLKPLFSISDDKESTPQSYQEKTEYLWSLDSSIDYFGILIPMTSTYYVMEFHSYVSSISNANGAPSGNLDITGHMSVENILFLIKESSLPDGLSKVIDIAVNVSTLQRVDDNSRSIQVESSHARICLSPDSLLRLLWGFNQGHKLSEHYLKYHSKSLWQSFAKSDDKQQDTNSIKSNETSFFSSINSIHFLSYNLCVGWLFEYELGPPKGLITGYSRLFSAYENCMGKLTVIDSYFAAAQGNTSSTFYPETNVKELFNRFYLPNMQILFWWKVIEGMKDVYVRFTGETLDVKYLSDFMLTIESTLHSIKMFQKLKKELIVETPKREVVHIKEDKPVNSSNNILKNIKSVNCHFKYDGGTYSVFNISDGSLNPTPAIEIKSPVISVDVLYKHEKQNTKHHSIRCLVNIDPTHNVLYATCAPLVKNFVEDVRSIFGRYESENKHSETTPTSVQNIDYEKLLEDYDLAITVTSAKQQLSLSCEPKAKVQADVGFEALTVSMTTNPFDIDEPLAFSFSIKDTKASIKHLFSRETSTSFGVGYLDLTLLFTHTNRINTYGTSLISDIDLYFNVKQLQNLYLFLDIWQLSELLNPVTSSQEQVIRKDKKKSVDKPIHNESQLPWCFTLIFTNVKGDIDLGPSLGLISLRLSRTWLATDHFSGKRQILHAFVDDLLLISEGRLSGVVNIDGASWVSEVIWLQDSKRDNIPLVALSLNTDKIEIKAAFDYHMFLIGTVNNILFQLHSERDMVGVAPDLLKVSFSCEEIKLCSTALVAANILDIYNTIIRMRQDTKISYIETLKDSNMETNKQTLAYRDILKSLQLLRTDLTVSICSLQLQISPISLFDVEVVVINVVSVSARSETHSEAKLTTSLNMEVYDATLSLSTAKQELDEDALSKITVADYMTYASKIRGGTIIEIPRMGVQMTTWQEEKSDILEYLYSCKFHDKVAVRWNLGPVNFMKEMWTTHVKAIAVRRSQVLTGSFNVSEKDVEKRIKEEENITKLNYVPVEEPQIDMPQIKDLGDATPPVEWFGVNRKRFPAFTHQTAVVPVQNLVYLAQKQYAKTLGRSK